The following proteins are encoded in a genomic region of Fundidesulfovibrio soli:
- the gspM gene encoding type II secretion system protein GspM — protein sequence MNFTRQHALYAGGGLAVVVALWAWVIQPYSERSSRLDRQLAEATQQLAQARALQNRLGNASEFQQKPAQPADFSLFGRVDALATTHELKANITSMQPTTKQLPGNKKESQLDVKMNAVDLKNLLAFLKDIEDDPAGVRVRSLILTKTGDGGLNAELSLAVGISE from the coding sequence ATGAACTTCACAAGACAGCACGCACTCTACGCCGGGGGAGGGTTGGCCGTTGTCGTCGCGCTCTGGGCTTGGGTGATTCAACCCTATTCGGAGCGTTCCTCCCGGCTGGACAGGCAGCTTGCCGAGGCCACGCAACAGCTCGCCCAGGCGCGTGCGCTCCAGAACAGACTCGGCAATGCTTCGGAATTTCAGCAGAAGCCTGCCCAGCCTGCGGATTTCTCCCTCTTCGGGCGCGTGGACGCCCTGGCCACCACCCATGAGCTCAAGGCCAACATCACGTCCATGCAGCCCACCACCAAGCAGCTGCCCGGCAACAAGAAGGAATCGCAACTGGACGTGAAGATGAACGCGGTGGATCTCAAGAACCTGCTGGCCTTCCTCAAGGACATCGAGGACGACCCCGCGGGCGTGCGGGTGCGCAGCCTGATCCTGACCAAGACGGGTGACGGCGGGCTCAACGCCGAGCTGAGCCTGGCAGTGGGCATCAGCGAGTAG
- a CDS encoding bifunctional sulfate adenylyltransferase/adenylylsulfate kinase has product MKIDRRRDKMNLPCPMASPERASELKAHSVGFPSVSLSVQALGDLEMILSGAYAPLKGFLSRADYEGVLEEMRLSDGRFWPMPVCLEVESGQGAGLKPGDSLALRDGEGFMLAVMHLEEAWKPDLAREARAVFGTDDPALHPGVRRLLERPDVTYLSGRLEGLHLPHHVDFADLRHQPADVLRAAGASGWVRVLGVTLDCDLHGGWRESLMLAARRIGGSILALSSVNRDVLGWDDHFTTVRCMSAFADTFPRNMLRLGLTPMCERPAGPRQALLEACVFGNFGCTHMLVRNTHADPAPAGQAPFYPGGEAQRLVALHAGDTGVQCVIPEEMVYLESRAQFVPIDSVLSGDPGVRSVDPVELRRRLEFGLEIPPWCCPPGVVQELRQAFPPRSEQGFTIFITGYSGAGKSTLAKILYVKLMEMRQRPVTLLDGDIVRKMLSSELGFSREHRMLNIRRMGYVASEITKNRGVAICSPIAPYAEARCDARTMVEKYGGFIEVHLCTPIEVCIQRDRKGIYAKARAGLIKGVTGIDDPYETPVTPELRFDTTSMSSTETAHEVLLFLEQGGYIK; this is encoded by the coding sequence ATGAAAATCGACCGAAGGCGTGACAAGATGAACCTGCCGTGCCCCATGGCCTCGCCAGAGCGGGCCAGCGAACTGAAGGCCCATTCCGTGGGCTTCCCGTCCGTTTCTCTTTCCGTCCAGGCCCTCGGCGACCTGGAGATGATCCTGAGCGGGGCTTACGCCCCTCTCAAGGGCTTTCTCTCCAGGGCCGACTACGAGGGTGTGCTTGAGGAAATGCGGCTGTCCGACGGGCGCTTCTGGCCCATGCCCGTCTGCCTGGAAGTTGAGAGCGGGCAGGGGGCCGGACTCAAGCCCGGCGACAGCCTGGCCCTGCGGGACGGAGAGGGGTTCATGCTGGCCGTGATGCACCTGGAGGAGGCCTGGAAGCCGGACCTGGCCCGCGAAGCGCGCGCGGTCTTCGGAACGGACGATCCGGCCCTGCACCCGGGCGTGCGCAGACTGTTGGAGCGGCCTGACGTGACCTACCTCTCGGGCCGCCTCGAGGGGCTGCACCTCCCCCATCACGTTGATTTCGCCGATCTGCGCCACCAGCCCGCGGACGTGTTGCGCGCGGCCGGCGCTTCAGGCTGGGTGCGGGTGCTGGGGGTGACGCTGGACTGCGACCTGCACGGAGGCTGGCGGGAGAGTCTGATGCTCGCCGCCCGGCGCATAGGGGGCAGCATCCTGGCGCTTTCCAGCGTCAACCGCGACGTGCTGGGCTGGGACGACCACTTCACCACGGTGCGCTGCATGAGCGCCTTTGCCGACACCTTCCCCCGCAACATGTTGCGCCTCGGCCTCACCCCCATGTGCGAACGCCCGGCAGGCCCAAGGCAGGCCCTGCTGGAGGCCTGCGTGTTCGGCAACTTCGGCTGCACGCACATGCTGGTGCGCAATACCCACGCGGACCCGGCCCCCGCCGGGCAGGCTCCGTTCTATCCAGGCGGGGAGGCACAACGGCTGGTGGCGTTGCACGCCGGTGATACCGGGGTTCAGTGCGTGATTCCTGAGGAAATGGTCTATCTGGAGAGCCGCGCGCAGTTCGTTCCGATCGATTCGGTGCTCTCTGGCGATCCCGGAGTACGATCCGTCGATCCCGTCGAGCTTCGGCGCAGGCTGGAGTTCGGGCTGGAGATACCGCCCTGGTGCTGCCCGCCGGGTGTCGTGCAGGAGCTTCGCCAGGCCTTTCCGCCCAGGAGCGAGCAGGGTTTCACCATCTTCATCACGGGGTATTCCGGGGCGGGCAAGTCCACCCTGGCCAAAATCCTCTACGTGAAGCTCATGGAGATGCGCCAGAGGCCGGTGACCTTGCTGGACGGCGACATCGTGCGCAAGATGCTCTCCAGCGAACTCGGTTTCTCCCGCGAGCACAGGATGCTCAACATCAGGCGCATGGGCTATGTGGCCAGCGAGATCACCAAGAACAGGGGCGTGGCGATCTGTTCGCCCATCGCTCCCTACGCTGAGGCCCGCTGCGACGCCCGGACCATGGTCGAGAAGTACGGCGGCTTCATCGAGGTACACCTGTGCACACCCATCGAAGTGTGCATCCAGCGCGATCGAAAGGGCATCTACGCCAAGGCCAGGGCGGGATTGATCAAGGGCGTCACCGGCATAGACGACCCCTATGAAACGCCTGTAACGCCCGAACTGCGGTTCGACACCACCAGCATGAGCTCGACGGAGACCGCTCACGAGGTGCTCCTGTTCCTCGAACAGGGCGGCTACATCAAATAG